A portion of the Magnetovibrio sp. genome contains these proteins:
- a CDS encoding U32 family peptidase has protein sequence MIHNTTSHRSELLMPAGSLAKLKTAILYGADAVYAGTPDLSLRTQSSFTLEELLEGVRFAHERGKRIYLTLNLFTHNRDIEKLPEFVKTVRTVNPDGVIVSDQGVFHYLREHAPELDLHVSTQANACSWLTVQSWAAMGAKLCVLAREVSFEELEEIRQKCPDIKLEAFVHGAMCMTYSGRCLLSNYLAERGANQGNCAQSCRWNYKVRARRKDGEEVEITPDNKDDFDFYLEEEFRPGELMKLEEDDRGSYILNAKDLCLMPKLDDYLRIGVDSLKVEGRNKSEYYAAVTARSYRLAIDAWYADPENWSPEPYLREIYTLQNRGYSLGFHDGRLSNLAHNYERTDTVGGWLFAGVIERWDGDDMIFGLRNTLKAGAVIEFLAPQEIEPIRLRLYEFVNADTGEVADKANPGQGRAIRIPASLFHNEDAAGLKTRLPVLSVGRTEAVLSEDRQALLQGNLMSMDVERGLRDGSEARPTLKGRAHTGKTPAMGLESCCGLGCNGCLMFWNDDKYAKARETLKAKKIGQMLEKAEAGIEG, from the coding sequence ATGATACACAACACGACTTCACACCGGTCCGAACTGTTGATGCCCGCGGGCTCACTGGCGAAACTGAAAACCGCGATTTTGTACGGCGCTGATGCCGTTTATGCCGGCACGCCCGACCTGTCGTTGCGCACCCAATCGTCGTTTACGTTGGAAGAGTTGCTGGAAGGCGTGCGCTTCGCCCATGAACGCGGCAAGCGCATCTATCTGACGCTGAACCTGTTCACCCACAACCGCGACATCGAAAAGCTGCCGGAATTCGTCAAGACCGTGCGCACGGTGAACCCCGACGGGGTGATCGTGTCGGACCAGGGGGTGTTCCATTACCTGCGCGAACACGCGCCGGAACTGGATTTGCATGTGTCCACCCAGGCCAACGCGTGTTCGTGGCTGACGGTGCAAAGCTGGGCTGCGATGGGCGCGAAGTTGTGCGTTCTGGCGCGCGAAGTGAGCTTCGAAGAGCTTGAGGAAATTCGCCAAAAATGTCCCGACATCAAGCTCGAAGCGTTCGTCCACGGGGCCATGTGCATGACCTATTCGGGACGCTGCCTGTTGTCCAACTATCTGGCTGAACGCGGTGCCAACCAAGGCAATTGCGCGCAGAGCTGCCGCTGGAACTACAAGGTCCGCGCCCGGCGCAAGGACGGTGAAGAGGTCGAAATTACACCCGACAACAAGGACGATTTCGATTTTTATCTGGAAGAAGAATTCCGCCCCGGCGAGTTGATGAAACTCGAAGAAGACGACCGCGGTTCGTACATCCTCAATGCCAAAGACCTGTGTCTGATGCCCAAGCTGGACGACTATCTGCGCATCGGCGTCGACAGTCTCAAGGTCGAAGGGCGCAACAAAAGCGAATACTATGCCGCCGTCACCGCGCGGTCCTACCGCTTGGCCATCGATGCGTGGTACGCCGACCCGGAAAACTGGTCGCCGGAGCCCTATTTGCGCGAGATTTATACGTTGCAAAATCGCGGCTACTCGCTCGGTTTTCATGACGGCCGGTTGAGCAACCTGGCGCACAATTACGAGCGCACCGACACCGTCGGAGGATGGCTGTTCGCGGGCGTCATCGAGCGCTGGGACGGCGACGACATGATCTTCGGTTTGCGCAACACGCTCAAGGCCGGCGCGGTGATCGAGTTCCTCGCCCCCCAAGAGATCGAACCGATCCGCTTGCGCCTCTATGAATTCGTCAACGCGGATACCGGCGAGGTCGCCGACAAAGCCAATCCTGGGCAAGGCCGTGCGATCCGCATACCGGCGTCGCTGTTTCACAACGAAGACGCCGCCGGCCTTAAGACCCGACTGCCCGTGCTGAGCGTGGGGCGTACCGAAGCGGTGCTCAGCGAGGACCGTCAAGCGCTGTTGCAGGGCAACTTGATGAGCATGGACGTCGAACGCGGCTTGCGCGATGGTAGCGAGGCGCGTCCGACCCTCAAGGGCCGCGCACACACCGGCAAGACCCCGGCGATGGGATTGGAAAGCTGTTGCGGGCTGGGGTGCAACGGTTGCTTGATGTTTTGGAACGACGACAAATACGCCAAGGCCCGCGAAACCCTCAAAGCCAAGAAAATCGGCCAGATGCTGGAAAAGGCCGAAGCCGGAATCGAGGGCTGA
- a CDS encoding hydrogenase maturation protease, translating into MTERTPWIIGVGNALRGDDGAAAAVVARLRTDDIPAYVFDGDGAELMEMWQGQGRVIVIDAALSGAPPGTLHRFEANFEELPRNFFRHSTHQFGVAEAVEMARTLGRLPGELIVYGIEGARFDLGAPLSPGVEQGVYNAVAQIKVDIAEVLS; encoded by the coding sequence GTGACTGAACGCACCCCCTGGATCATCGGCGTCGGCAACGCCCTGCGTGGCGACGATGGCGCGGCGGCGGCGGTGGTTGCCCGTTTGCGCACCGACGACATTCCGGCCTACGTCTTCGACGGCGATGGGGCGGAATTGATGGAAATGTGGCAGGGCCAGGGGCGGGTGATCGTCATCGATGCGGCGTTGTCGGGCGCACCGCCGGGCACGCTGCACCGGTTTGAAGCCAATTTCGAGGAATTGCCACGCAACTTCTTTCGCCATTCCACCCATCAGTTCGGCGTCGCGGAAGCCGTGGAAATGGCCCGCACCTTGGGGCGCTTGCCGGGGGAATTGATCGTCTATGGCATCGAAGGGGCGCGGTTCGACCTGGGCGCGCCGCTGTCGCCGGGGGTCGAGCAGGGGGTTTACAACGCCGTCGCCCAGATCAAGGTCGATATTGCCGAGGTCTTATCTTAA
- a CDS encoding sigma-54 interaction domain-containing protein, with protein MGIIDHKLDLAAVNPIFETLITCISDGVLITNEDGEVLCQNEASRQMLGEDNHDAPGERELDRIFDLAKRSTCAAFSYASNGSPLDNFVRVKEQFQSGGATRDLELFLGTITLPEGDRRLNVVISQDRTQPKGPEGAPELKKQGFITNDREMLSIISRLEQIADSTAPVLLMGESGTGKTQVARMIHERSSRANKPLIEVNCAAIPEQLLESELFGHVKGAFTGATQKRKGRFQAAHGSTLLLDEIGEIPLHLQAKLLRAIQDQRFEPVGSDETIEVDVRVISATNQNLRDMVNEGKFRADLFYRLAVVPIKIPPLRERVGDIPLLLKHFCTDLTARGYPNDVACTPDAMRMMMDYPWPGNVREMINAVEHAYICAIDKAVVPESLPQDIRHHAISGSYVNLGEISPRLNRRQSDRNQFGTAYTGETNALHSATNGDADQIRQALQAAGGNKSAAAKALGIDRTTLWRRMRKFGLA; from the coding sequence ATGGGAATAATCGATCACAAGCTCGATCTGGCTGCGGTGAACCCGATTTTTGAAACACTGATTACATGTATTTCGGATGGCGTTTTGATCACCAACGAAGATGGCGAGGTGCTGTGCCAGAACGAAGCGTCACGGCAAATGCTGGGCGAAGACAACCATGACGCGCCGGGCGAAAGGGAACTGGACCGCATTTTCGATTTGGCTAAACGTTCCACCTGCGCGGCGTTTTCCTACGCCTCAAACGGCTCGCCCTTGGACAACTTCGTACGCGTCAAAGAGCAGTTCCAATCTGGCGGCGCAACCCGCGATCTGGAGCTGTTCCTCGGCACTATCACCTTGCCCGAAGGCGACCGCCGCCTCAACGTCGTGATTTCCCAGGACCGTACCCAACCCAAGGGACCCGAGGGCGCGCCGGAACTGAAAAAACAAGGCTTCATCACCAACGACCGGGAAATGCTGTCGATCATCTCGCGGTTGGAACAGATTGCGGATTCAACCGCGCCCGTGCTGCTGATGGGTGAGTCCGGGACCGGCAAAACCCAAGTGGCGCGCATGATCCACGAACGCAGTTCGCGCGCAAACAAGCCGCTGATCGAAGTCAACTGCGCCGCCATTCCCGAACAGCTGCTTGAATCGGAACTGTTCGGCCATGTCAAAGGCGCCTTCACCGGGGCGACGCAAAAACGCAAAGGCCGCTTCCAAGCCGCCCATGGCAGCACCTTGCTGCTGGATGAAATCGGCGAAATTCCGTTGCACCTGCAAGCCAAGCTCCTGCGCGCGATTCAAGACCAGCGCTTCGAGCCGGTGGGCTCGGACGAAACCATCGAAGTCGATGTGCGGGTCATATCCGCAACCAACCAGAACCTGCGCGACATGGTCAACGAGGGCAAGTTCCGCGCCGATCTTTTTTACCGCCTTGCCGTTGTGCCAATCAAAATTCCGCCCCTGCGCGAACGCGTCGGCGACATTCCCTTGCTGCTCAAGCACTTCTGCACCGACCTGACGGCGCGCGGCTATCCCAACGATGTCGCCTGCACGCCGGACGCCATGCGCATGATGATGGATTATCCGTGGCCCGGAAATGTGCGCGAAATGATCAACGCGGTCGAGCACGCCTACATCTGCGCTATCGACAAGGCCGTGGTGCCTGAAAGCCTGCCTCAAGACATTCGTCACCACGCGATCAGTGGCTCATACGTCAATCTTGGCGAAATATCGCCGAGGCTCAATCGACGCCAAAGCGACCGAAATCAGTTTGGGACTGCGTACACAGGCGAGACCAACGCCCTACACTCTGCAACCAACGGCGATGCGGACCAGATCCGTCAGGCGCTTCAGGCGGCGGGCGGCAACAAATCCGCAGCGGCCAAGGCATTGGGCATCGACCGCACCACCTTGTGGCGGCGCATGCGCAAGTTTGGCTTGGCATAG
- a CDS encoding ABC-F family ATP-binding cassette domain-containing protein produces the protein MAAPLLTLRDIHLTFGGTPLLEGADLTVAQGERMCLVGRNGCGKSTLLKIAAGLIEPDKGERVLQSGISVNYLPQEPDLSGFDTALEYVEAGLGPHDDLYRAQVLLTDLGLSGQENPATLSGGEKRRAALARTLAAKPDILLLDEPTNHLDLAVIEWLENELNAMNAALVVISHDRRFLENVSQASVWIYQGVTHKLPKSFAHFEAWRDETIEQIELDRHKLDRKIVRELHWLQRGVTARRKRNMGRLRALDQLRQERRDQRAITGTVKLTVSQGGASGKRVLEADNISKSYGDNVVVKGFSTRVLRGDRLGIVGANGAGKTTLLNMLIGKLEPDSGTVTLGTKIEMASLDQMRDALNPDWSLVDVLTGQSGDSVTVGGQQKHVMGYMQDFLFAPEQANTPVHALSGGERGRLMLARAMTQTANLLVLDEPTNDLDLETLDLLQEMLADFDGTVILISHDRDFLDRVVTSVIVNETETAGAGAWREYPGGYSDMVTQRGFGVGARAAAKTEEKAPKEKKPSAPVQTSGKPKLSYKEKYALETLPGRMEQLSTEIAQLQTLMDDPKLYSNDPAKFNTTAAELEAKSNELQAAEEQWLTLEMLREEIEGA, from the coding sequence ATGGCCGCACCACTCCTCACCCTGCGCGATATACATTTGACCTTCGGCGGCACGCCGTTGCTGGAAGGCGCCGACTTGACCGTGGCGCAAGGCGAACGCATGTGCCTGGTCGGTCGCAACGGCTGCGGTAAATCGACGTTGCTGAAAATCGCCGCGGGTTTGATCGAACCGGACAAAGGCGAACGCGTCCTGCAAAGCGGTATTTCCGTCAATTACCTGCCCCAAGAGCCCGATTTGAGCGGTTTCGACACCGCGTTGGAGTACGTAGAGGCCGGTCTCGGCCCCCACGACGATCTGTATCGCGCCCAGGTGTTGCTGACCGATTTGGGCTTGAGCGGTCAGGAAAACCCCGCGACGCTGTCGGGCGGGGAAAAGCGCCGCGCTGCGCTGGCGCGCACGCTGGCCGCCAAACCCGACATCTTGTTGTTGGACGAACCGACCAACCACCTCGACCTCGCCGTGATCGAGTGGCTGGAAAACGAACTCAATGCAATGAACGCCGCGTTGGTGGTGATCAGCCACGATCGGCGCTTCTTGGAAAACGTCTCCCAAGCCAGCGTGTGGATCTATCAGGGCGTGACCCACAAGCTGCCTAAGTCGTTCGCGCATTTCGAAGCGTGGCGGGATGAAACCATCGAACAGATCGAACTGGACCGTCACAAGCTGGACCGCAAGATCGTGCGCGAACTGCACTGGCTACAACGCGGCGTCACGGCGCGGCGCAAACGCAATATGGGGCGTTTGCGCGCGCTCGACCAATTGCGTCAGGAACGCCGCGACCAACGTGCCATCACGGGCACCGTCAAACTGACCGTGTCGCAAGGCGGCGCGTCGGGAAAGCGAGTTTTGGAAGCGGACAACATATCCAAATCCTACGGCGACAATGTGGTGGTCAAAGGATTTTCCACCCGCGTGCTGCGCGGCGACCGGCTGGGCATCGTCGGGGCCAACGGTGCGGGCAAAACCACGCTGCTCAACATGCTGATCGGCAAGCTAGAACCCGACAGCGGCACCGTAACCTTGGGCACCAAGATCGAAATGGCAAGCCTGGATCAGATGCGCGACGCGCTCAATCCCGATTGGTCGTTGGTCGACGTGTTGACCGGGCAGAGCGGCGACAGCGTCACCGTCGGCGGTCAGCAAAAGCACGTCATGGGCTACATGCAGGATTTCTTGTTCGCGCCTGAACAGGCCAATACCCCGGTGCACGCCTTGTCCGGGGGGGAACGCGGACGGTTGATGCTGGCGCGCGCCATGACGCAGACGGCCAACCTGCTGGTGCTCGACGAACCGACCAACGACTTGGATCTGGAAACGCTGGATCTGTTGCAGGAAATGCTGGCCGATTTCGACGGTACGGTGATCTTGATCAGCCACGATCGCGATTTCTTGGACCGGGTGGTGACGTCGGTGATCGTCAACGAAACCGAAACCGCCGGTGCGGGCGCGTGGCGCGAATACCCCGGCGGTTATAGCGATATGGTGACGCAGCGCGGTTTCGGCGTGGGTGCGCGCGCTGCCGCCAAAACGGAAGAAAAAGCACCCAAAGAGAAAAAGCCCAGCGCCCCCGTACAGACATCGGGCAAGCCGAAACTGTCGTACAAGGAAAAGTACGCGCTGGAAACCTTGCCTGGGCGTATGGAACAGCTCAGCACGGAAATCGCGCAGTTGCAGACGCTGATGGACGATCCCAAGCTCTACAGCAACGATCCGGCCAAGTTCAACACAACCGCCGCCGAGTTGGAGGCCAAATCCAACGAACTGCAAGCCGCCGAGGAACAGTGGCTGACCTTGGAAATGCTCCGCGAAGAGATAGAAGGCGCTTAA
- a CDS encoding Ni/Fe hydrogenase subunit alpha produces MTKTSSRIIKVDTLSRVEGEGALDLHIKGGQIKDLKFRIFEPPRFFEALLRGRDFSEAPDITSRICGICPIAYLLGASQAMEDALGVTVTGPLRDLRRLIYCGEWIESHVLHAAMLHAPDFLGLDDALQIAKANPELVKKALKLKKLGNDILEVVGGRAVHPVNLKVGGFYKVPSKARVRELIEPLKWAIETSRELALAFGGFEFPDFEYDYTCVSLKHADEYAIQDGRIVSNRGLDIAVQEFPDHFLEEHVAHSNALHGMTKDGAAYLVGPLARYNNNFDQLSKFAKATAKEAGLGKTCANPFQSIVVRMIETLYACEEALRIAQSYEEPDASCVKLTVRAGTGHGCTEAPRGICYHRYRIDADGLIEQATITPPTAQNQKQIELDLRGVVERNMKLGDEKLKWRCEQTIRNYDPCISCATHFLRLNIKRD; encoded by the coding sequence ATGACTAAGACCTCTTCGCGCATCATCAAGGTCGACACGCTGTCGCGGGTGGAAGGCGAAGGTGCGCTGGATCTACACATTAAGGGCGGTCAAATCAAAGACCTGAAGTTTCGCATTTTCGAACCGCCGCGCTTTTTCGAGGCGCTGTTGCGCGGGCGCGATTTTTCCGAAGCCCCCGACATCACGTCGCGGATCTGCGGCATCTGCCCGATCGCCTATCTGCTCGGCGCCAGCCAAGCCATGGAAGACGCCTTGGGCGTGACGGTCACGGGGCCGCTGCGCGATTTGCGCCGTTTGATCTATTGCGGCGAATGGATCGAAAGCCACGTGCTGCACGCGGCGATGCTGCACGCGCCGGACTTTCTGGGGCTGGATGATGCTTTGCAAATCGCCAAGGCCAACCCTGAATTGGTGAAAAAGGCGCTCAAACTCAAGAAGCTGGGCAACGATATTTTGGAGGTCGTCGGCGGGCGCGCGGTGCATCCGGTCAACCTCAAGGTCGGCGGCTTTTATAAAGTGCCGAGCAAAGCCCGCGTGCGCGAATTGATCGAACCGCTGAAATGGGCCATCGAGACCTCGCGCGAATTGGCGCTGGCGTTCGGCGGGTTCGAATTTCCCGACTTTGAATACGACTACACCTGCGTGTCGCTCAAACACGCGGACGAATACGCTATCCAGGATGGACGGATCGTTTCCAATCGTGGCCTCGACATCGCGGTGCAGGAATTCCCAGATCATTTTCTGGAAGAGCACGTCGCCCATTCCAACGCGCTGCACGGCATGACCAAGGACGGCGCGGCCTATCTGGTCGGGCCGTTGGCGCGTTACAACAACAACTTCGATCAACTGTCCAAGTTCGCCAAGGCCACAGCCAAAGAGGCAGGCTTGGGTAAAACCTGCGCCAACCCGTTTCAAAGCATCGTGGTGCGAATGATCGAAACGCTCTATGCCTGCGAAGAGGCGTTGCGCATCGCGCAGTCCTACGAAGAACCCGACGCCTCGTGCGTCAAACTCACGGTGCGCGCGGGAACCGGCCATGGCTGCACCGAAGCGCCGCGCGGCATTTGTTATCATCGCTATCGCATCGACGCGGATGGCCTGATCGAACAGGCCACCATCACCCCGCCGACGGCGCAGAACCAAAAACAGATCGAGCTGGACTTGCGCGGCGTGGTCGAGCGCAATATGAAGTTGGGCGATGAAAAGCTGAAGTGGCGTTGCGAACAGACCATCCGCAACTACGATCCGTGTATTTCCTGCGCCACCCATTTTTTGAGGTTGAATATCAAACGTGACTGA
- a CDS encoding EAL domain-containing protein, with translation MPFPDDQALAQAVQSGLQAGEFATYFQPKFDPDSEDIVGLEALLRWNHPEEGFLEAGRFMRAIERDAELIEAVDAWVLGDTMRQGRAWVDQDLSFGLMSVNISAWNNGKMLVDKVQSALKDSGFPAKKLSLECPWRVLAVDVAGISQTMRDLRALGCVIVLDGNPLNQECLDVVRQTPVQMSKVCIEHMQSLADSDGIEVLAQQMKRWDKAKVQIVSMGVESEEHVALSHNAGCRLFQGSRFKSALPGDEISFLLKLIAKTKKALSFL, from the coding sequence ATGCCGTTTCCCGATGATCAAGCCTTGGCGCAAGCGGTTCAATCCGGATTGCAAGCGGGTGAATTCGCGACCTATTTTCAGCCCAAGTTCGATCCCGACAGCGAAGACATCGTCGGTTTGGAAGCGCTGTTGCGTTGGAACCACCCAGAAGAAGGCTTCCTGGAAGCCGGTCGATTTATGCGTGCGATCGAACGCGATGCCGAGTTGATCGAAGCGGTCGATGCCTGGGTGCTCGGCGACACCATGCGTCAAGGACGGGCGTGGGTGGATCAGGATTTGTCGTTCGGCCTGATGAGCGTCAACATCTCCGCCTGGAACAACGGCAAGATGTTGGTGGATAAGGTTCAAAGCGCCCTCAAAGACAGCGGCTTTCCCGCCAAGAAATTATCGTTGGAATGCCCGTGGCGTGTGCTCGCGGTCGATGTCGCGGGGATTTCCCAAACGATGCGCGATTTGCGCGCTTTGGGTTGCGTGATCGTGTTGGATGGCAATCCTCTTAATCAAGAGTGTTTGGATGTCGTGCGTCAAACGCCGGTGCAGATGTCGAAAGTCTGTATCGAACACATGCAAAGCCTCGCCGACAGCGACGGCATCGAGGTGCTGGCCCAGCAGATGAAACGCTGGGACAAGGCCAAGGTGCAGATCGTTTCCATGGGCGTGGAGAGCGAAGAGCATGTCGCCCTGTCGCACAACGCAGGATGTCGGTTGTTTCAAGGCAGCCGCTTCAAGTCGGCGTTGCCCGGCGACGAGATTTCGTTCTTGCTGAAGTTGATCGCGAAAACCAAGAAAGCCTTGAGCTTCCTCTAA
- a CDS encoding DMT family transporter has translation MTALEKRAQLLTIMGTILVSTSFPIGAAITQGLDSVVLTLFRFAIAAALFGPLVAWKYGLPRPSLRDLGRYGLLSACMVGFFWAMFEALRFTSPLNTATIFTLTPTIAAGVSAVLLKERLKTRSFIALGLGMVGAVWVIFRGDFASFIALDLNRGDAIFLIGTVCIGVFGPLVKYLHRGEPMARVSFWIFATGSGWLLLLALPRLGGIDWAGVPTMVYWGVLYLALFTTLITFFVFQWSTMVIGPTKVSSYTYVQPVLVLIIGLVLGHDAPPALTYPGLVLVLGATVVLQTASARTKI, from the coding sequence ATGACCGCCCTCGAAAAACGCGCTCAGCTCCTGACGATCATGGGCACCATTTTGGTTTCCACCTCGTTCCCCATCGGCGCGGCCATCACCCAGGGGCTCGACAGCGTGGTGCTGACGTTGTTTCGCTTTGCCATCGCCGCCGCGTTGTTCGGACCGTTGGTGGCGTGGAAATACGGCCTGCCCCGGCCGTCGCTTAGGGACCTCGGCCGTTACGGCCTGCTCAGCGCCTGCATGGTCGGTTTTTTCTGGGCCATGTTCGAGGCGCTGCGCTTCACCAGTCCGCTCAACACCGCGACCATCTTCACCCTGACCCCCACCATCGCCGCCGGCGTGTCGGCGGTGCTGCTCAAGGAGCGCTTGAAAACCCGTTCCTTCATCGCCTTGGGTCTGGGCATGGTTGGGGCCGTGTGGGTAATCTTTCGCGGCGATTTTGCCAGTTTCATCGCCCTCGACCTCAACCGCGGCGACGCTATTTTCCTCATCGGCACGGTGTGTATCGGGGTGTTCGGTCCGCTGGTGAAATACCTGCATCGCGGCGAGCCGATGGCGCGGGTGAGTTTTTGGATCTTCGCAACCGGCAGCGGTTGGCTGTTGCTGTTGGCGCTGCCGCGTCTGGGCGGCATCGATTGGGCCGGAGTGCCGACGATGGTCTATTGGGGCGTTTTGTATCTGGCGTTGTTCACCACCTTGATCACGTTTTTCGTGTTTCAGTGGAGCACCATGGTCATCGGCCCGACCAAGGTATCGTCTTACACCTACGTGCAGCCGGTCTTGGTTCTGATCATCGGCTTGGTGCTGGGCCACGATGCGCCGCCCGCGCTGACCTATCCCGGATTGGTGCTGGTGTTAGGCGCCACCGTGGTGTTGCAGACGGCATCCGCCCGAACCAAGATTTAA
- a CDS encoding efflux RND transporter periplasmic adaptor subunit, whose translation MLGRKSSIKTGVLHSAVAFALSAATFGIVPTAQASEYQTAIVAVEQIGEMTTLAGTVVPYKEVNLAAQSPGRVTFISGAEGDSFTKDELLVTIDDDSIQAQRRAALADIASAQAGMQNARVQYSRELISPRVNSITGMPGMGMPTMFDQFFTRGFSNMVGNSNTGVERQADLYNSFSGMNQAQSQLLQAHARLETLDASLRDTRTLAPFDGVITQKMVEEGDTVQPGQSLVRYAYTKYLRLQVEVPVRLVSSIDKGMMLPARLDVRGPEVMARVAQIFPMADASGHTVTVKFDLPEGTPGGPGMYAEVRVPDMSSAFRTAPVVPTDALVWRGSFPSVFVIDGNNNVSLRLVRLGVSLDDGRMSVLAGLKGGEQVILNPPAGLSSSSAK comes from the coding sequence ATGCTGGGGCGGAAATCATCGATCAAGACTGGAGTGTTGCACAGTGCTGTTGCATTCGCGTTGAGTGCGGCAACATTTGGCATCGTTCCTACCGCTCAGGCGTCGGAATACCAGACCGCGATCGTCGCCGTCGAACAGATCGGCGAAATGACCACGTTGGCGGGGACTGTGGTCCCATATAAAGAAGTCAACTTGGCGGCTCAATCTCCGGGCCGGGTGACGTTCATTTCCGGTGCGGAAGGGGATTCCTTCACCAAAGACGAATTGCTCGTCACCATCGACGACGACAGCATTCAGGCCCAACGCCGTGCCGCGCTGGCCGATATCGCCAGCGCCCAAGCGGGCATGCAGAACGCCCGAGTGCAGTATTCGCGCGAGTTGATCTCGCCGCGGGTCAATTCGATCACCGGCATGCCGGGCATGGGCATGCCGACCATGTTCGATCAATTCTTCACCCGCGGATTTTCCAACATGGTTGGCAACTCCAACACCGGGGTGGAACGCCAAGCCGATCTCTACAACAGCTTCAGCGGCATGAACCAAGCGCAAAGTCAGTTGCTGCAGGCGCATGCCCGTCTTGAAACGCTCGACGCCAGTCTGCGCGACACCCGCACCCTGGCGCCGTTCGACGGCGTGATCACGCAAAAGATGGTCGAAGAGGGCGATACCGTTCAACCCGGCCAGTCCTTGGTGCGTTACGCCTACACCAAGTATCTGCGTTTGCAGGTCGAGGTTCCTGTGCGTTTGGTGTCCAGCATCGACAAAGGCATGATGCTTCCCGCGCGTCTGGATGTGCGCGGTCCCGAAGTGATGGCTCGGGTGGCGCAGATTTTCCCCATGGCCGATGCGTCCGGCCACACCGTGACGGTGAAGTTCGATCTGCCCGAAGGCACGCCCGGCGGCCCCGGCATGTACGCCGAAGTGCGGGTGCCCGACATGTCGTCGGCGTTCCGCACCGCCCCGGTGGTGCCGACCGACGCGTTGGTGTGGCGCGGCAGCTTCCCCAGTGTGTTCGTGATCGATGGTAACAACAATGTGTCGCTGCGTTTGGTGCGTCTGGGCGTCAGCCTGGACGACGGACGCATGAGCGTGTTGGCAGGCCTGAAAGGCGGCGAACAGGTGATCTTGAACCCGCCCGCGGGCTTGTCGTCGAGCTCGGCTAAATAA